A genomic region of Tamandua tetradactyla isolate mTamTet1 chromosome 2, mTamTet1.pri, whole genome shotgun sequence contains the following coding sequences:
- the TTC39A gene encoding tetratricopeptide repeat protein 39A isoform X1: MAFLTAWKRAASRKSDRRTSVSSLRDALDQCMTALDLFLTNQFSEALNYLKPRTKESMYHSLTYATILGMQAMMTFDPQDILLAGNMMKEAQSLCQRHRKKSSMTDSFSSLVHRATLDQFTEEEIHAEVCYAECLLQRAALTFLQDENMVSFIKGGIRVRNSFQTYKELDSLVQSSQYPKGENHRHFEGGVKLGVGAFNLTLSMLPTRILRLLEFVGFSGNKDYGLLQLEEGASGHSFRAVLCVMLLLCYHTFLTFVLGTGNVNIEQAEKLLKPYLKRYPKGAIFLFFAGRIEAIKGNVDTAIGRFEECCEAQQHWKQFHHMCYWELMWCFTYKGQWKMAYFYADLLSKENSWSKATYIYMKAAYLSMFGKEDCKPFGDDEVELFRAVPGLKLKIAGKSLPTEKFAIRKSRRYLSPNPVSLPVPALEMMYIWNGYAVIGKQPELTDGILEIITKAEEMLERGPENEYSVDDDCLVKLLKGLCLKYLGRVQEAEENFRSISANEKKIKYDHYLIPNALLELALLFLEQGRNEEAVKLLETAKQNYKNYSMESRTHFRIQAATLQAKSSLENGSRSLVSSVSL; this comes from the exons AACCAAGGAGAGCATGTACCACTCGCTGACGTATGCCACCATCCTGGGAATGCAGGCCATGATGACGTTTGACCCTCAGGACATCCTGCTTGCTGGCAACATGATGAAGGAAGCGCAGTCGCTGTGTCAGAG GCACCGGAAGAAGTCTTCTATGACCGATTCCTTCAGCAGCCTGGTGCACCGTGCCACTCTGGACCAGTTCACGGAAG AGGAAATCCACGCTGAGGTGTGCTACGCTGAGTGCCTGCTGCAGAGAGCGGCCCTGACCTTCCTGCAG GATGAAAACATGGTGAGCTTTATCAAGGGTGGCATCAGAGTCCGCAACAGCTTCCAGACCTACAA GGAGCTGGACAGCCTCGTCCAGTCCTCTCAGTACCCCAAGGGAGAGAACCACAGGCACTTTGAAGGAGGAGTGAAGCTCGGGGTGGGAGCCTTCAATCTG ACACTATCCATGCTTCCTACTAGGATCCTGAGGTTGCTGGAGTTTGTGGGTTTTTCAGGAAATAAG GACTACGGGCTGCTGCAGCTGGAGGAGGGAGCCTCCGGGCACAGCTTCCGCGCGGTGCTCTGTGTCATGCTGCTGCTGTGCTACCACACCTTCCTCACCTTCGTGCTCG GCACTGGGAACGTCAACATCGAGCAGGCAGAGAAGCTCTTGAAGCCGTACTTGAAGCGCTACCCTAAG GGCGCCATCTTCCTGTTCTTCGCCGGGCGGATCGAAGCCATTAAAGGCAACGTGGACACC GCGATCGGGCGCTTTGAGGAGTGCTGCGAGGCCCAGCAGCACTGGAAGCAGTTCCATCACATGTGCTACTGGGAGCTGATGTGGTGCTTCACCTATAAGGGCCAGTGGAAGATGGCCTACTTCTACGCCGACCTGCTCAGCAAGGAGAACTCCTGGTCCAAG GCTACCTACATCTACATGAAGGCTGCCTACCTCAGCATGTTTGGGAAGGAGGACTGCAAGCCATTCGGGGATGATGAAGTGGAGCTGTTTAG AGCCGTGCCAGGCCTGAAGCTCAAGATTGCTGGGAAATCACTACCCACAGAGAAGTTTGCCATTCGGAAATCCCGGCGCTACCTCTCCCCCAACCCGGTCTCGTTGCCAGTCCCTGCTCTG GAAATGATGTATATCTGGAATGGTTATGCTGTGATTGGCAAACAGCCGGAACTCACGGACGGGATACTTGAAATTATCACCAAGGCTGAAGAGATGCTGGAAAGGGGCCCAG AGAACGAGTACTCAGTGGATGACGATTGCTTGGTGAAATTACTGAAAGGCCTGTGTCTGAAATACCTGGGCCGTGTCCAGGAGGCTGAGGAGAATTTCAGGAGCATCTCTGCCAA TGAAAAGAAGATTAAATATGACCACTACTTGATCCCAAACGCCCTGCTGGAGTTGGCCCTGCTGTTTTTGGAGCAAGGCAGAAATGAAGAGGCTGTTAAACTCTTGGAAACTGCCAA GCAAAACTACAAGAATTACTCCATGGAGTCAAGGACACATTTTCGAATCCAGGCAGCCACACTTCAAGCCAAGTCTTCCTTAGAGAATGGCAGCAGATCCCTGGTGTCATCAGTGTCTTTATAG
- the TTC39A gene encoding tetratricopeptide repeat protein 39A isoform X5 gives MLPTRILRLLEFVGFSGNKDYGLLQLEEGASGHSFRAVLCVMLLLCYHTFLTFVLGTGNVNIEQAEKLLKPYLKRYPKGAIFLFFAGRIEAIKGNVDTAIGRFEECCEAQQHWKQFHHMCYWELMWCFTYKGQWKMAYFYADLLSKENSWSKATYIYMKAAYLSMFGKEDCKPFGDDEVELFRAVPGLKLKIAGKSLPTEKFAIRKSRRYLSPNPVSLPVPALEMMYIWNGYAVIGKQPELTDGILEIITKAEEMLERGPENEYSVDDDCLVKLLKGLCLKYLGRVQEAEENFRSISANEKKIKYDHYLIPNALLELALLFLEQGRNEEAVKLLETAKQNYKNYSMESRTHFRIQAATLQAKSSLENGSRSLVSSVSL, from the exons ATGCTTCCTACTAGGATCCTGAGGTTGCTGGAGTTTGTGGGTTTTTCAGGAAATAAG GACTACGGGCTGCTGCAGCTGGAGGAGGGAGCCTCCGGGCACAGCTTCCGCGCGGTGCTCTGTGTCATGCTGCTGCTGTGCTACCACACCTTCCTCACCTTCGTGCTCG GCACTGGGAACGTCAACATCGAGCAGGCAGAGAAGCTCTTGAAGCCGTACTTGAAGCGCTACCCTAAG GGCGCCATCTTCCTGTTCTTCGCCGGGCGGATCGAAGCCATTAAAGGCAACGTGGACACC GCGATCGGGCGCTTTGAGGAGTGCTGCGAGGCCCAGCAGCACTGGAAGCAGTTCCATCACATGTGCTACTGGGAGCTGATGTGGTGCTTCACCTATAAGGGCCAGTGGAAGATGGCCTACTTCTACGCCGACCTGCTCAGCAAGGAGAACTCCTGGTCCAAG GCTACCTACATCTACATGAAGGCTGCCTACCTCAGCATGTTTGGGAAGGAGGACTGCAAGCCATTCGGGGATGATGAAGTGGAGCTGTTTAG AGCCGTGCCAGGCCTGAAGCTCAAGATTGCTGGGAAATCACTACCCACAGAGAAGTTTGCCATTCGGAAATCCCGGCGCTACCTCTCCCCCAACCCGGTCTCGTTGCCAGTCCCTGCTCTG GAAATGATGTATATCTGGAATGGTTATGCTGTGATTGGCAAACAGCCGGAACTCACGGACGGGATACTTGAAATTATCACCAAGGCTGAAGAGATGCTGGAAAGGGGCCCAG AGAACGAGTACTCAGTGGATGACGATTGCTTGGTGAAATTACTGAAAGGCCTGTGTCTGAAATACCTGGGCCGTGTCCAGGAGGCTGAGGAGAATTTCAGGAGCATCTCTGCCAA TGAAAAGAAGATTAAATATGACCACTACTTGATCCCAAACGCCCTGCTGGAGTTGGCCCTGCTGTTTTTGGAGCAAGGCAGAAATGAAGAGGCTGTTAAACTCTTGGAAACTGCCAA GCAAAACTACAAGAATTACTCCATGGAGTCAAGGACACATTTTCGAATCCAGGCAGCCACACTTCAAGCCAAGTCTTCCTTAGAGAATGGCAGCAGATCCCTGGTGTCATCAGTGTCTTTATAG
- the TTC39A gene encoding tetratricopeptide repeat protein 39A isoform X3 — MAFLTAWKRAASRKSDRRTSVSSLRDALDQCMTALDLFLTNQFSEALNYLKPRTKESMYHSLTYATILGMQAMMTFDPQDILLAGNMMKEAQSLCQRHRKKSSMTDSFSSLVHRATLDQFTEEEIHAEVCYAECLLQRAALTFLQDENMTLSMLPTRILRLLEFVGFSGNKDYGLLQLEEGASGHSFRAVLCVMLLLCYHTFLTFVLGTGNVNIEQAEKLLKPYLKRYPKGAIFLFFAGRIEAIKGNVDTAIGRFEECCEAQQHWKQFHHMCYWELMWCFTYKGQWKMAYFYADLLSKENSWSKATYIYMKAAYLSMFGKEDCKPFGDDEVELFRAVPGLKLKIAGKSLPTEKFAIRKSRRYLSPNPVSLPVPALEMMYIWNGYAVIGKQPELTDGILEIITKAEEMLERGPENEYSVDDDCLVKLLKGLCLKYLGRVQEAEENFRSISANEKKIKYDHYLIPNALLELALLFLEQGRNEEAVKLLETAKQNYKNYSMESRTHFRIQAATLQAKSSLENGSRSLVSSVSL, encoded by the exons AACCAAGGAGAGCATGTACCACTCGCTGACGTATGCCACCATCCTGGGAATGCAGGCCATGATGACGTTTGACCCTCAGGACATCCTGCTTGCTGGCAACATGATGAAGGAAGCGCAGTCGCTGTGTCAGAG GCACCGGAAGAAGTCTTCTATGACCGATTCCTTCAGCAGCCTGGTGCACCGTGCCACTCTGGACCAGTTCACGGAAG AGGAAATCCACGCTGAGGTGTGCTACGCTGAGTGCCTGCTGCAGAGAGCGGCCCTGACCTTCCTGCAG GATGAAAACATG ACACTATCCATGCTTCCTACTAGGATCCTGAGGTTGCTGGAGTTTGTGGGTTTTTCAGGAAATAAG GACTACGGGCTGCTGCAGCTGGAGGAGGGAGCCTCCGGGCACAGCTTCCGCGCGGTGCTCTGTGTCATGCTGCTGCTGTGCTACCACACCTTCCTCACCTTCGTGCTCG GCACTGGGAACGTCAACATCGAGCAGGCAGAGAAGCTCTTGAAGCCGTACTTGAAGCGCTACCCTAAG GGCGCCATCTTCCTGTTCTTCGCCGGGCGGATCGAAGCCATTAAAGGCAACGTGGACACC GCGATCGGGCGCTTTGAGGAGTGCTGCGAGGCCCAGCAGCACTGGAAGCAGTTCCATCACATGTGCTACTGGGAGCTGATGTGGTGCTTCACCTATAAGGGCCAGTGGAAGATGGCCTACTTCTACGCCGACCTGCTCAGCAAGGAGAACTCCTGGTCCAAG GCTACCTACATCTACATGAAGGCTGCCTACCTCAGCATGTTTGGGAAGGAGGACTGCAAGCCATTCGGGGATGATGAAGTGGAGCTGTTTAG AGCCGTGCCAGGCCTGAAGCTCAAGATTGCTGGGAAATCACTACCCACAGAGAAGTTTGCCATTCGGAAATCCCGGCGCTACCTCTCCCCCAACCCGGTCTCGTTGCCAGTCCCTGCTCTG GAAATGATGTATATCTGGAATGGTTATGCTGTGATTGGCAAACAGCCGGAACTCACGGACGGGATACTTGAAATTATCACCAAGGCTGAAGAGATGCTGGAAAGGGGCCCAG AGAACGAGTACTCAGTGGATGACGATTGCTTGGTGAAATTACTGAAAGGCCTGTGTCTGAAATACCTGGGCCGTGTCCAGGAGGCTGAGGAGAATTTCAGGAGCATCTCTGCCAA TGAAAAGAAGATTAAATATGACCACTACTTGATCCCAAACGCCCTGCTGGAGTTGGCCCTGCTGTTTTTGGAGCAAGGCAGAAATGAAGAGGCTGTTAAACTCTTGGAAACTGCCAA GCAAAACTACAAGAATTACTCCATGGAGTCAAGGACACATTTTCGAATCCAGGCAGCCACACTTCAAGCCAAGTCTTCCTTAGAGAATGGCAGCAGATCCCTGGTGTCATCAGTGTCTTTATAG
- the TTC39A gene encoding tetratricopeptide repeat protein 39A isoform X2 has protein sequence MTTSGALDALPAGTSVSSLRDALDQCMTALDLFLTNQFSEALNYLKPRTKESMYHSLTYATILGMQAMMTFDPQDILLAGNMMKEAQSLCQRHRKKSSMTDSFSSLVHRATLDQFTEEEIHAEVCYAECLLQRAALTFLQDENMVSFIKGGIRVRNSFQTYKELDSLVQSSQYPKGENHRHFEGGVKLGVGAFNLTLSMLPTRILRLLEFVGFSGNKDYGLLQLEEGASGHSFRAVLCVMLLLCYHTFLTFVLGTGNVNIEQAEKLLKPYLKRYPKGAIFLFFAGRIEAIKGNVDTAIGRFEECCEAQQHWKQFHHMCYWELMWCFTYKGQWKMAYFYADLLSKENSWSKATYIYMKAAYLSMFGKEDCKPFGDDEVELFRAVPGLKLKIAGKSLPTEKFAIRKSRRYLSPNPVSLPVPALEMMYIWNGYAVIGKQPELTDGILEIITKAEEMLERGPENEYSVDDDCLVKLLKGLCLKYLGRVQEAEENFRSISANEKKIKYDHYLIPNALLELALLFLEQGRNEEAVKLLETAKQNYKNYSMESRTHFRIQAATLQAKSSLENGSRSLVSSVSL, from the exons AACCAAGGAGAGCATGTACCACTCGCTGACGTATGCCACCATCCTGGGAATGCAGGCCATGATGACGTTTGACCCTCAGGACATCCTGCTTGCTGGCAACATGATGAAGGAAGCGCAGTCGCTGTGTCAGAG GCACCGGAAGAAGTCTTCTATGACCGATTCCTTCAGCAGCCTGGTGCACCGTGCCACTCTGGACCAGTTCACGGAAG AGGAAATCCACGCTGAGGTGTGCTACGCTGAGTGCCTGCTGCAGAGAGCGGCCCTGACCTTCCTGCAG GATGAAAACATGGTGAGCTTTATCAAGGGTGGCATCAGAGTCCGCAACAGCTTCCAGACCTACAA GGAGCTGGACAGCCTCGTCCAGTCCTCTCAGTACCCCAAGGGAGAGAACCACAGGCACTTTGAAGGAGGAGTGAAGCTCGGGGTGGGAGCCTTCAATCTG ACACTATCCATGCTTCCTACTAGGATCCTGAGGTTGCTGGAGTTTGTGGGTTTTTCAGGAAATAAG GACTACGGGCTGCTGCAGCTGGAGGAGGGAGCCTCCGGGCACAGCTTCCGCGCGGTGCTCTGTGTCATGCTGCTGCTGTGCTACCACACCTTCCTCACCTTCGTGCTCG GCACTGGGAACGTCAACATCGAGCAGGCAGAGAAGCTCTTGAAGCCGTACTTGAAGCGCTACCCTAAG GGCGCCATCTTCCTGTTCTTCGCCGGGCGGATCGAAGCCATTAAAGGCAACGTGGACACC GCGATCGGGCGCTTTGAGGAGTGCTGCGAGGCCCAGCAGCACTGGAAGCAGTTCCATCACATGTGCTACTGGGAGCTGATGTGGTGCTTCACCTATAAGGGCCAGTGGAAGATGGCCTACTTCTACGCCGACCTGCTCAGCAAGGAGAACTCCTGGTCCAAG GCTACCTACATCTACATGAAGGCTGCCTACCTCAGCATGTTTGGGAAGGAGGACTGCAAGCCATTCGGGGATGATGAAGTGGAGCTGTTTAG AGCCGTGCCAGGCCTGAAGCTCAAGATTGCTGGGAAATCACTACCCACAGAGAAGTTTGCCATTCGGAAATCCCGGCGCTACCTCTCCCCCAACCCGGTCTCGTTGCCAGTCCCTGCTCTG GAAATGATGTATATCTGGAATGGTTATGCTGTGATTGGCAAACAGCCGGAACTCACGGACGGGATACTTGAAATTATCACCAAGGCTGAAGAGATGCTGGAAAGGGGCCCAG AGAACGAGTACTCAGTGGATGACGATTGCTTGGTGAAATTACTGAAAGGCCTGTGTCTGAAATACCTGGGCCGTGTCCAGGAGGCTGAGGAGAATTTCAGGAGCATCTCTGCCAA TGAAAAGAAGATTAAATATGACCACTACTTGATCCCAAACGCCCTGCTGGAGTTGGCCCTGCTGTTTTTGGAGCAAGGCAGAAATGAAGAGGCTGTTAAACTCTTGGAAACTGCCAA GCAAAACTACAAGAATTACTCCATGGAGTCAAGGACACATTTTCGAATCCAGGCAGCCACACTTCAAGCCAAGTCTTCCTTAGAGAATGGCAGCAGATCCCTGGTGTCATCAGTGTCTTTATAG
- the TTC39A gene encoding tetratricopeptide repeat protein 39A isoform X4 translates to MKTWELDSLVQSSQYPKGENHRHFEGGVKLGVGAFNLTLSMLPTRILRLLEFVGFSGNKDYGLLQLEEGASGHSFRAVLCVMLLLCYHTFLTFVLGTGNVNIEQAEKLLKPYLKRYPKGAIFLFFAGRIEAIKGNVDTAIGRFEECCEAQQHWKQFHHMCYWELMWCFTYKGQWKMAYFYADLLSKENSWSKATYIYMKAAYLSMFGKEDCKPFGDDEVELFRAVPGLKLKIAGKSLPTEKFAIRKSRRYLSPNPVSLPVPALEMMYIWNGYAVIGKQPELTDGILEIITKAEEMLERGPENEYSVDDDCLVKLLKGLCLKYLGRVQEAEENFRSISANEKKIKYDHYLIPNALLELALLFLEQGRNEEAVKLLETAKQNYKNYSMESRTHFRIQAATLQAKSSLENGSRSLVSSVSL, encoded by the exons ATGAAAACATG GGAGCTGGACAGCCTCGTCCAGTCCTCTCAGTACCCCAAGGGAGAGAACCACAGGCACTTTGAAGGAGGAGTGAAGCTCGGGGTGGGAGCCTTCAATCTG ACACTATCCATGCTTCCTACTAGGATCCTGAGGTTGCTGGAGTTTGTGGGTTTTTCAGGAAATAAG GACTACGGGCTGCTGCAGCTGGAGGAGGGAGCCTCCGGGCACAGCTTCCGCGCGGTGCTCTGTGTCATGCTGCTGCTGTGCTACCACACCTTCCTCACCTTCGTGCTCG GCACTGGGAACGTCAACATCGAGCAGGCAGAGAAGCTCTTGAAGCCGTACTTGAAGCGCTACCCTAAG GGCGCCATCTTCCTGTTCTTCGCCGGGCGGATCGAAGCCATTAAAGGCAACGTGGACACC GCGATCGGGCGCTTTGAGGAGTGCTGCGAGGCCCAGCAGCACTGGAAGCAGTTCCATCACATGTGCTACTGGGAGCTGATGTGGTGCTTCACCTATAAGGGCCAGTGGAAGATGGCCTACTTCTACGCCGACCTGCTCAGCAAGGAGAACTCCTGGTCCAAG GCTACCTACATCTACATGAAGGCTGCCTACCTCAGCATGTTTGGGAAGGAGGACTGCAAGCCATTCGGGGATGATGAAGTGGAGCTGTTTAG AGCCGTGCCAGGCCTGAAGCTCAAGATTGCTGGGAAATCACTACCCACAGAGAAGTTTGCCATTCGGAAATCCCGGCGCTACCTCTCCCCCAACCCGGTCTCGTTGCCAGTCCCTGCTCTG GAAATGATGTATATCTGGAATGGTTATGCTGTGATTGGCAAACAGCCGGAACTCACGGACGGGATACTTGAAATTATCACCAAGGCTGAAGAGATGCTGGAAAGGGGCCCAG AGAACGAGTACTCAGTGGATGACGATTGCTTGGTGAAATTACTGAAAGGCCTGTGTCTGAAATACCTGGGCCGTGTCCAGGAGGCTGAGGAGAATTTCAGGAGCATCTCTGCCAA TGAAAAGAAGATTAAATATGACCACTACTTGATCCCAAACGCCCTGCTGGAGTTGGCCCTGCTGTTTTTGGAGCAAGGCAGAAATGAAGAGGCTGTTAAACTCTTGGAAACTGCCAA GCAAAACTACAAGAATTACTCCATGGAGTCAAGGACACATTTTCGAATCCAGGCAGCCACACTTCAAGCCAAGTCTTCCTTAGAGAATGGCAGCAGATCCCTGGTGTCATCAGTGTCTTTATAG